The following proteins come from a genomic window of Aquimarina sp. MAR_2010_214:
- a CDS encoding PaaI family thioesterase, which yields MNPEHYSKLERMYLQANINTALYDTTTVKISEGLAQIELEISEKYFHALGAIHGSVYFKLLDDAAFFAVNSIVKDVFVLTTSFNINLIRPVDKGIITAVGKIKFKSRSLFVAESTLYNQDGKEIAFGTGNFAKSKIELSEKIGYK from the coding sequence ATGAATCCTGAGCATTATAGTAAATTAGAAAGAATGTATCTACAGGCAAATATCAACACTGCATTGTATGATACCACCACGGTTAAAATCTCTGAAGGTTTAGCACAAATTGAACTTGAAATTTCAGAAAAGTATTTTCATGCATTAGGAGCTATACACGGTTCAGTATATTTTAAACTACTCGACGATGCTGCTTTTTTTGCTGTAAATTCTATTGTAAAAGATGTTTTCGTTCTTACTACTTCTTTCAATATTAATTTAATACGGCCTGTCGATAAAGGAATAATTACAGCTGTCGGAAAGATAAAATTTAAATCCAGAAGTCTATTTGTTGCAGAATCAACTTTATACAATCAAGATGGTAAAGAAATTGCTTTTGGAACTGGAAATTTTGCAAAAAGCAAGATAGAGCTTTCAGAAAAAATAGGGTATAAATAA
- a CDS encoding N-acetyltransferase, whose translation MENLELIKAKESDKGFLFNLRMVTMVEHLEEMGIFLSDEEHLSRIDFQYDNAYVILKSNQRAGVLKYIETEHAIEILQIQVLPEYQGHGIGKCVIKELMETTKASNKNMILKVLKENPAKYLYERMGFKTVDEDKYEFHMKLVPGKG comes from the coding sequence ATGGAAAATTTAGAACTGATTAAAGCGAAAGAATCAGATAAAGGTTTCTTATTTAATTTAAGAATGGTAACAATGGTCGAGCACTTAGAGGAAATGGGAATTTTCTTATCAGATGAAGAACATTTATCCAGAATAGATTTTCAATATGATAATGCTTATGTGATATTAAAATCAAATCAAAGAGCAGGTGTATTGAAATATATTGAAACAGAACACGCGATAGAAATACTACAAATACAAGTGTTACCTGAATATCAAGGTCATGGAATAGGGAAGTGTGTGATTAAAGAGCTAATGGAAACTACCAAAGCTTCAAATAAAAATATGATATTAAAAGTATTAAAAGAAAACCCAGCGAAGTATTTATATGAACGTATGGGTTTTAAGACAGTTGACGAGGATAAATATGAGTTTCATATGAAATTAGTACCCGGTAAAGGATAA
- a CDS encoding DUF3078 domain-containing protein has product MKKTLLTVVLLISSTILFAQEETKKDEAPKEGWTRGGNISLLLNQSAFNADWLGGGTSNVAGNLSVSYDFNYRKGSITWDNKILADYGLTKLKDQEFIRKTNDRLELNSLLGKQIKESLWYYSFFLNFKTQFDKGYEYGEEPILDTTTGDVIGTRETRTETTHIFSPAYLQLGPGMLWKKSDNLKVNIAPATAKFIFVDGDFTDVGNDQTAIDAFNDAGGYFGIEANDAFRFEFGAALNGYAKFEIMKNVSMENILNLYSNYLEDPQNVDIDYTANIVMTINKYLSTNLTFQAIYDDNAVGAFQIREVFGLGVNYGF; this is encoded by the coding sequence ATGAAAAAAACATTGCTAACAGTAGTTCTATTAATTAGTTCTACAATTCTATTTGCACAAGAAGAAACAAAAAAAGACGAAGCTCCCAAAGAAGGGTGGACCAGAGGAGGAAATATTAGCCTTTTATTAAATCAATCTGCTTTTAATGCAGATTGGCTTGGAGGAGGAACATCTAATGTTGCAGGAAATTTATCAGTATCCTATGACTTTAATTATCGTAAAGGGTCTATCACTTGGGATAATAAAATCCTTGCAGATTATGGTCTTACCAAACTTAAAGATCAAGAGTTTATACGTAAAACTAATGACCGCTTAGAGTTGAATTCATTATTGGGTAAACAGATCAAAGAATCTCTATGGTACTATTCTTTTTTCTTAAACTTTAAAACACAGTTTGATAAAGGATACGAATATGGAGAAGAACCTATTCTAGATACAACTACTGGAGATGTTATAGGAACAAGAGAAACCCGAACAGAAACAACACATATTTTCTCACCTGCATATTTGCAGTTAGGCCCAGGTATGCTATGGAAAAAAAGTGATAATCTAAAGGTTAATATAGCTCCTGCTACTGCAAAGTTTATCTTTGTAGATGGTGATTTTACAGATGTAGGTAATGATCAGACAGCAATAGACGCTTTTAACGATGCCGGTGGTTACTTTGGAATAGAAGCAAACGATGCTTTTCGTTTTGAATTTGGTGCAGCACTTAATGGGTATGCCAAATTTGAAATCATGAAGAATGTATCTATGGAAAACATTTTAAATTTGTATTCTAACTACTTAGAAGATCCACAAAATGTAGATATAGATTATACTGCAAACATCGTGATGACGATTAACAAGTATTTATCTACTAATCTAACCTTTCAGGCCATCTATGATGATAATGCTGTTGGCGCTTTTCAGATTAGAGAAGTATTTGGTCTAGGAGTAAATTATGGATTCTAG
- a CDS encoding DUF59 domain-containing protein — protein sequence MSETTIDTNDLGEKIVRVLKTIFDPEIPVDIYELGLIYDVFVNEDYEVKILMTLTSPNCPVAESLPEEIREKVKSLDAVKDVEMELTFDPPWSQDLMSEEAKLELGML from the coding sequence ATGAGTGAAACCACTATAGATACAAACGACTTAGGAGAAAAGATTGTACGAGTATTAAAGACAATTTTTGATCCAGAAATTCCTGTTGATATATATGAACTAGGGCTAATCTATGATGTATTTGTTAATGAGGATTATGAAGTAAAAATCCTAATGACACTTACTTCTCCTAACTGTCCTGTAGCAGAGTCACTACCAGAAGAAATACGAGAAAAAGTAAAATCTCTTGATGCAGTAAAAGATGTAGAAATGGAGCTTACTTTTGATCCGCCATGGTCACAAGATTTAATGAGTGAAGAGGCCAAACTAGAACTGGGAATGCTGTAA
- a CDS encoding DUF2480 family protein: MADEIVNRVANNKNLITFDLEEYYPKGDRILFDIKDWLFEGLILREKELRKSVLDHDWSQYQDAYVALTCSTDAIIPGWAYLLLTSSLQPFAKKVAVGSLETLETVLYAEIINTIDISEYQNKLIIIKGCTNKPVPQGAYIDLIQKLQPVAKSIMYGEACSSVPLYKRK; this comes from the coding sequence ATGGCCGATGAAATTGTAAATAGAGTTGCAAATAATAAAAACCTTATCACTTTTGATTTAGAAGAGTATTATCCTAAAGGTGATCGTATTCTTTTTGATATTAAAGATTGGCTTTTTGAGGGGTTAATTTTACGTGAAAAAGAGCTTAGAAAATCTGTCTTGGATCATGACTGGAGTCAATATCAAGACGCTTATGTTGCATTAACTTGTTCTACAGACGCTATTATCCCAGGATGGGCATACCTTTTATTGACTAGCTCATTACAGCCCTTTGCAAAAAAAGTAGCCGTAGGATCTTTAGAAACTCTGGAAACGGTACTCTATGCCGAAATTATAAATACTATTGACATTTCAGAATATCAAAACAAGCTGATTATTATAAAGGGTTGCACTAACAAACCTGTTCCTCAAGGGGCTTATATCGATTTGATCCAAAAATTACAACCTGTCGCAAAAAGTATTATGTATGGGGAGGCATGTTCTTCTGTTCCGCTATACAAAAGGAAATAG